A genomic stretch from Telopea speciosissima isolate NSW1024214 ecotype Mountain lineage chromosome 7, Tspe_v1, whole genome shotgun sequence includes:
- the LOC122668718 gene encoding protein FAR1-RELATED SEQUENCE 5-like, producing the protein MLTKEPRAETRTDCLARLCISRLKDGQYECKDFFDDHNHDLHTPATVHMMRSQRQISNIVAHEIDLADDSGIRPKATFDLMGMQVGGSENLGCTRVDLNNYLRTKRQRDLAFGEAGSLLAYFEDQTRNNPSFTYSLQLDNGEQITNIFWVDPRMLIDYALFGDVVIFDTTFCTNKEYRPFGIFAGFNHHRGVTIFGVALLYDETIPSFKWLFETFLETHGQKKPKTIFTDQDAAMARAIGEVLPETWHGLSTWHIMQNGIKHLGNLMKHGSSFLKDLNKCIFKYENEEEFENAWKILLDDYQLENNSWLARIYSIKHKWARCYMKYTFTLGVRSTQLSESINSDLKDYLKPTLDLVWFFKQFERVVEDKRANELKAEFEARNTLPRTMGCNAPVLRQAGKVYTPYIFNEFRREHDMFLACSVKDRTVNDVFH; encoded by the coding sequence atgcTCACGAAGGAACCTCGTGCAGAAACCAGAACTGATTGTCTTGCAAGAttgtgtatatctaggttgAAAGATGGTCAATATGAATGTAAAGATTTTTTTGATGACCACAACCATGATTTGCATACACCAGCAACTGTTCATATGATGCGATCTCAACGCCAAATCTCAAATATAGTTGCCCATGAAATAGATTTGGCTGATGATTCCGGTATCAGGCCCAAAGCCACTTTTGATTTGATGGGCATGCAAGTAGGTGGTAGCGAAAACCTAGGTTGCACCAGGGTAGATCTTAATAATTACCTTCGAACCAAACGTCAGCGTGATCTAGCCTTCGGTGAAGCTGGGAGTTTGCTAGCATATTTTGAAGACCAGACAAGGAACAACCCATCATTTACATACTCTTTGCAACTGGATAATGGAGAACAGATAACAAACATATTTTGGGTAGATCCGAGGATGCTCATTGACTATGCACTATTTGGTGATGTTGTTATCTTTGACACTACGTTTTGCACAAACAAGGAGTACAGGCCTTTTGGAATTTTTGCAGGATTCAACCATCATAGGGGTGTGACCATATTCGGAGTTGCACTACTGTATGATGAGACAATTCCTTCCTTCAAATGGTTGTTTGAGACATTCTTGGAGACTCATGGACAGAAGAAGCCCAAAACCATTTTTACTGATCAAGATGCTGCAATGGCAAGGGCAATAGGTGAGGTTTTACCTGAAACATGGCATGGATTATCTACCTGGCATATAATGCAGAATGGGATAAAACATCTTGGTAATTTGATGAAGCATGGATCATCATTTCTTAAGGATTTGAATAAATGCATATTCAAATATGAAAATGAAGAGGAATTTGAGAATGCATggaaaattttgttggatgATTACCAACTTGAGAATAATTCATGGTTAGCTCGGATTTATAGTATTAAACATAAATGGGCACGTTGTTATATGAAATACACTTTCACACTTGGGGTGAGGAGCACACAACTCAGTGAAAGTATTAATAGTGATTTGAAAGATTATTTGAAACCCACATTGGATCTTGTATGGTTTTTTAAGCAATTTGAAAGGGTTGTGGAGGATAAACGTGCTAATGAATTGAAGGCTGAGTTTGAAGCAAGAAATACACTTCCTAGGACCATGGGTTGCAACGCACCAGTGCTGAGACAAGCAGGAAAAGTTTATACCCCTTACATATTTAATGAATTTAGGAGGGAGCATGACATGTTTCTTGCTTGCTCTGTAAAAGATCGTACTGTAAATGATGTCTTCCACTAG